CCTCTTGACAGCACCAGCGCCCAGCCGCGTGCCCCAGAGCAGCTCATAGACAAGCAGCAAGAACGGGACGAAGAGCACATATTCATACGTGAGGAGACCAGCCAGATACGCCAAGCACGCAACGAGAACGTTCAGCCAAGACCGCTTCCTATGGTAGCCAGGGCCTAGAAGCCAGAAAGTCAACAGCGAGAAGAAGGCCGCATTCACAGCCATATTAGGGGAAATCTCATAGATCGACTCGACGTGGCTTGGCATAACGCTAAAAAGAAGCGAACCGATGGCTCCTATTAGAAAGCTCTTTGAGAGCGCCTCCAGAATCCAAAATGCCAAGAGGCAAGTCACACAGTAGATCGCGATGTTGTTCGCTCTGGGGATCAACGGGTCGGTCCCAAAGAGCTTGTATTCAACTGCGGGGATTATCCTAGTTAGTGGCCTGTAGAACTCCGGCCGCCTGCCCTCATACTGCGCGGTTATGTAGCCACTTATCTTCTGCCAAGTCTGGGGTCTGAAGTCCGACCACGCGGCGCCAACATAGTATGCTCGAAGCCCTGAGATGCTCAGAGCCAACGGCAACAGAACTAGCACAACGACGAACCACTGCCTTACCCTTGGATTCTGGCACAGCACGTGGTCCGGCCAGAGTTGCACTTGGTTCACCCAGACCTCCACCAACTTATCAACCGCACAGTTTTGCCCCTGGTAGGCCGATCAGAGTATTGGTTTTGGGGCAGCACGTTGTCAAGCAGTTCACGCGACCGGTCTTCGCGGCGCCCTCAGACTGGTCCGATCGGCGAGGGCTCTGTGACCTTCGTCCGACTTACCTCAATCTGCGTCTCTCTGCGTAATCGTCCGACTCCATAGGCTATGGCCGACGGCTGTCTGCGGACAATCACCCTGCCCGTAGCACAGCGAGCGCGGCGAGCATGTCCTCCGGCAGCGGCGCCTCGAACTCAACCCAGTTGCCGGTCTGCGGATGCTCGAAGCCGAGTCGCGAGGCGTGGAGCGCCTGGCGCATCATGCCGAACGTTGGGCGCTTCAACATAGACCTTCCGCCGTATTGCTTGTCCGCGACGACGGGGTGACCGACTGCGGAGAGGTGAACGCGGATCTGGTGTGTTCTTCCGGTCGCTGGGCTGACCTTAACCAGCGTTGCGGCATCAAATCGCTCCAGCGTCTCTACAAGCGTGAATGACGGTCTGCCCTGGCCAGCTCTGGCCGTCATAAGCTTCCGATTGTGGGGGCTCCTCGTAACGGGCAGGTCGATCTCTTTGCGCTCGGTAACGGCAGTCCCATGAACAAGCGCAAGGTATTGCTTCTTGATCTCGCGCTGCTCAAATTTCTTCATCAGGTCAATGTGGGCCTCATCTGTTTTGGCGATGACCATGACACCCGAGGTCTCCCTATCGAGTCTGTGAACAATGCCTCGGCGCATCGGCCCGCCGACCGTTGAAAGGCTCTTAATGCGGTACAAGAGCCCATTT
This sequence is a window from bacterium. Protein-coding genes within it:
- a CDS encoding RluA family pseudouridine synthase; the encoded protein is MDAGENDELSELSRAITADEEGRRLDVFVAQRLPGISRTRIGKLIREGNVLVNGKTTKPSYWVELGDRIELHLPPPSGERVLPEPIDFDIIHEDEALAIVNKPAGLVVHCTETMLSGTLVNGLLYRIKSLSTVGGPMRRGIVHRLDRETSGVMVIAKTDEAHIDLMKKFEQREIKKQYLALVHGTAVTERKEIDLPVTRSPHNRKLMTARAGQGRPSFTLVETLERFDAATLVKVSPATGRTHQIRVHLSAVGHPVVADKQYGGRSMLKRPTFGMMRQALHASRLGFEHPQTGNWVEFEAPLPEDMLAALAVLRAG